The Macrococcoides canis genome has a window encoding:
- the rsgA gene encoding ribosome small subunit-dependent GTPase A, which translates to MICIKGQIIKALSGFYYVKSDDSIYQCRARGNFRKRGISPLVGDFVEFQIENETDGYILSIEERNNSMVRPPVANIDRVIVVLSAKEPEFSLNLLDKFLVKVESYGIEPVILVTKKDLINQDETLFIERALGYYESIGYETYFVTNLNEQSYDALVQGITVLAGQSGVGKSSFINSLIPDANLNTGVISNALNRGKHTTRHVELIPLQNGYIADTPGFSSLELDNIDKYELKNMFPDFVKLAPQCKFRECLHLNEPNCAIKKAIETGEVLQSRYDHYLQMMSEIENRKVRY; encoded by the coding sequence GTGATATGTATTAAAGGTCAGATCATAAAAGCTTTAAGTGGTTTCTACTATGTAAAAAGTGATGATAGCATATATCAATGCCGTGCGAGAGGTAATTTTAGGAAACGCGGTATCTCTCCATTAGTAGGTGATTTTGTAGAATTTCAGATCGAAAATGAAACGGATGGTTATATCCTGTCGATTGAAGAACGAAATAACAGTATGGTACGTCCGCCTGTAGCCAACATCGATCGCGTAATCGTAGTATTAAGTGCAAAAGAGCCCGAATTCAGCTTAAATTTACTGGACAAGTTTCTCGTTAAAGTTGAATCATATGGCATTGAACCTGTGATTCTTGTCACAAAGAAGGATCTTATTAATCAAGATGAGACGTTATTTATTGAACGCGCGTTAGGCTATTATGAATCCATTGGATATGAAACATATTTTGTTACTAATCTTAATGAACAGTCATATGATGCGCTTGTTCAAGGTATTACCGTGCTTGCAGGACAATCAGGTGTAGGGAAGTCTTCATTTATCAATAGTCTGATACCTGATGCTAATTTAAATACGGGTGTAATCAGCAACGCTTTAAATCGTGGAAAACATACGACAAGGCATGTCGAATTGATACCGTTACAAAATGGTTATATTGCAGATACACCAGGGTTCAGCTCCCTTGAACTGGATAATATCGATAAGTATGAGCTCAAGAATATGTTCCCTGATTTCGTTAAGCTTGCACCACAATGTAAGTTTAGAGAATGTCTGCATCTAAATGAACCGAATTGTGCGATAAAAAAAGCGATTGAGACAGGTGAAGTGCTGCAATCAAGATATGATCATTATTTACAGATGATGTCTGAAATCGAGAATAGAAAGGTGAGATATTGA
- the rpe gene encoding ribulose-phosphate 3-epimerase, whose protein sequence is MMKVAPSLLSCNFLKVEEEISAIVEAGADYLHFDVMDGKFVPNISFAFPILQQIRSITDLTIDTHLMIQEPEQYIQAFADAGSDIITVHVESTKHIHRALQMIRNTGKKAGITLNPGTPIESIIPVLDMVDLVLVMTVNPGFGGQSFIKSCVDKIRFLDEYRNKHGLSYEIEVDGGVNEDTSILCAAAGADVLVAGSYFFKHEDYKVPVGVLRGE, encoded by the coding sequence TTGATGAAAGTAGCGCCAAGTTTATTATCCTGTAATTTTCTTAAAGTGGAGGAGGAGATATCTGCCATCGTTGAAGCAGGTGCAGATTATCTACATTTTGATGTAATGGACGGTAAATTTGTACCAAATATTTCTTTTGCTTTTCCAATTTTACAGCAAATTAGAAGCATAACAGATTTGACGATTGATACACATTTAATGATACAAGAGCCAGAACAGTATATTCAGGCATTTGCTGATGCTGGAAGTGATATTATCACGGTGCATGTTGAGTCAACGAAGCATATTCATAGAGCTTTGCAGATGATTCGAAATACCGGTAAGAAGGCAGGGATTACATTGAATCCTGGAACACCAATCGAGTCGATAATCCCTGTTCTTGATATGGTTGATCTGGTGCTTGTCATGACGGTTAATCCAGGGTTTGGTGGTCAGTCATTTATCAAGAGCTGCGTAGATAAAATTCGTTTTTTAGATGAGTATCGAAATAAGCACGGACTTTCATATGAAATAGAAGTTGATGGTGGAGTCAATGAAGATACATCTATTCTATGTGCAGCAGCAGGTGCTGATGTTCTCGTAGCAGGCTCTTATTTCTTTAAGCATGAAGATTATAAAGTGCCGGTAGGCGTGTTGAGAGGAGAATAA
- a CDS encoding thiamine diphosphokinase has protein sequence MNLHILCTQLEVDNSIFEEYRDDDWIGVDYGALMLIDHNIRPIAAFGDFDSIDAAQKLRIESVIDIDYLPAEKNETDLEVAMQYAKDLGYNKVFIHGATGGRLDHFLGNLQTLLHPEILLSTSEFYIVNAQNTIHVLTAGTHILEHEMDKRYVSFIPVNDGVILSLEGFKYNTERLEINLGITRTVSNEFVDHRAQVTVEQGMVYCIQSKEQ, from the coding sequence ATGAACTTGCATATATTATGTACTCAGCTGGAAGTAGATAACTCGATATTTGAAGAGTATAGAGATGACGACTGGATTGGAGTTGACTATGGTGCTCTGATGCTCATCGATCATAACATTCGACCGATCGCAGCATTTGGAGATTTTGATTCTATAGATGCAGCACAGAAACTTCGTATTGAGTCTGTTATCGATATTGATTATCTTCCTGCTGAAAAGAATGAAACAGATCTTGAAGTTGCAATGCAGTACGCGAAAGACCTAGGCTATAATAAAGTATTTATTCATGGAGCAACGGGCGGTAGACTCGACCATTTTCTCGGTAATCTGCAGACGCTGCTTCACCCAGAAATATTATTATCGACAAGTGAATTCTATATTGTGAATGCCCAAAATACGATTCATGTACTGACTGCAGGCACACATATTCTTGAGCATGAGATGGATAAGAGATATGTCTCTTTTATTCCGGTGAATGATGGTGTGATACTGTCGCTTGAAGGATTTAAATATAATACTGAACGTCTGGAAATAAATCTTGGAATTACAAGAACTGTTTCAAATGAATTTGTTGATCATCGAGCACAAGTTACTGTAGAGCAAGGGATGGTCTATTGTATACAAAGTAAAGAGCAATAA
- the rpmB gene encoding 50S ribosomal protein L28 has protein sequence MAKVCHVTGRKAVTGNNRSHAMNHSKRRFGANLQKVRILVDGKPKRVWVSARALKSGKVTRV, from the coding sequence ATGGCTAAAGTATGTCATGTTACAGGTCGTAAAGCCGTAACAGGTAACAATCGTTCTCACGCAATGAACCACAGCAAACGTCGCTTCGGAGCTAACTTACAAAAAGTCCGCATCTTAGTAGATGGCAAGCCTAAACGTGTATGGGTATCAGCTCGTGCATTAAAATCAGGTAAAGTGACTCGCGTTTAA
- a CDS encoding Asp23/Gls24 family envelope stress response protein codes for MTLEITNEFGSIDISSDVIATVAGGAAVECYGIIGMASKHQVRDGIADILGRDNYSKGVIVTNNNGTLDVDMYIIVAYGTKISEIASNVQSTVKYTLEQTLNLTVNSVNIYIQGVRVIKLDDEE; via the coding sequence ATGACATTAGAAATAACAAATGAATTCGGTTCAATCGATATCTCTAGCGATGTCATCGCAACGGTTGCAGGTGGAGCAGCCGTCGAATGCTACGGTATTATCGGAATGGCAAGTAAACATCAGGTAAGAGATGGTATCGCGGATATTTTAGGTCGAGATAACTATTCTAAAGGTGTTATCGTAACAAATAATAATGGGACATTAGATGTTGATATGTATATTATTGTTGCGTATGGCACAAAAATTTCTGAAATTGCAAGTAATGTACAATCAACAGTTAAATACACTTTAGAACAAACTTTAAATTTAACGGTTAATTCAGTAAACATATACATTCAAGGTGTACGTGTCATCAAACTGGATGATGAAGAATAG
- a CDS encoding DAK2 domain-containing protein, protein MMKTIDGKLFAEMIITGANNLSQNADYVDSLNVFPVPDGDTGTNMNLSMSSGAKETEENIEAHIGNVGIAFSKGLLMGARGNSGVILSQLFRGFSKYIEAESTIDAKKFAKAFQAGVKTAYKAVMKPVEGTILTVAREAGEAAMKASESTDDCIEIMEALVKAGNESLKRTPDLLPVLKEVGVVDSGGQGLMYVYEGFLAVLKGEKIAAPVKRDLDDDFINDDHDFGDVVKTEDIVPGFCTEFMVRFKDGMKPFNEDDFREDMSKFGDSLLVISDEEIVKTHVHSETPGEALTYGSQYGEIIKIKIENMREQHREVLRKRGIKETKNEIEKVEKALITISMGDGITDLFKSIGATHVISGGQTMNPSTEDIVKIIEASGCKEAVVLPNNKNIIMAAEQAAQVVDIPVSVVPSKTIPQGLGAMLAYNPEASSDDNKEAMTEAMQHVKSGSVTYAVRDTTIDGVNIEKDAFMGINESKITVSDKDQNKVCIELLKSMIDEDAEIVTIIKGIDATDDNVAAIESFLSENYEDIEIEIQDGKQPIYSFMFSVE, encoded by the coding sequence ATAATGAAAACAATTGACGGCAAGCTATTTGCTGAAATGATTATCACAGGAGCAAATAACTTATCTCAAAATGCAGACTATGTAGATTCACTGAACGTCTTTCCGGTACCAGATGGTGATACTGGGACGAATATGAATCTTTCGATGAGTTCAGGTGCGAAAGAGACTGAAGAGAATATTGAAGCACATATCGGAAATGTTGGAATTGCATTCTCGAAAGGTTTATTGATGGGAGCACGTGGTAATTCGGGTGTTATTCTGTCACAATTATTCAGAGGATTTTCAAAATATATCGAAGCTGAAAGTACGATAGATGCCAAAAAATTTGCAAAAGCATTTCAAGCAGGCGTTAAAACGGCTTATAAAGCAGTGATGAAACCTGTTGAAGGTACGATTCTTACAGTTGCTCGTGAAGCAGGAGAAGCTGCGATGAAGGCTAGTGAATCCACTGATGACTGTATCGAAATAATGGAAGCGCTCGTTAAAGCAGGTAATGAATCATTAAAGCGTACACCTGACTTACTTCCGGTATTAAAAGAAGTTGGTGTAGTAGATAGCGGCGGTCAAGGATTAATGTATGTCTATGAAGGATTCCTTGCTGTATTAAAAGGTGAAAAAATCGCTGCTCCAGTTAAGCGTGACCTTGATGATGACTTTATCAATGATGATCATGATTTTGGTGATGTCGTTAAGACAGAAGATATCGTGCCAGGATTCTGTACCGAATTTATGGTGCGATTCAAAGATGGAATGAAGCCATTTAATGAAGATGATTTCAGAGAAGATATGTCTAAATTCGGTGATTCACTCCTTGTAATTTCTGATGAAGAAATCGTTAAAACGCATGTTCACTCAGAAACTCCTGGTGAAGCATTAACATATGGTAGCCAATATGGAGAAATTATCAAGATTAAAATAGAGAATATGCGTGAACAGCATCGTGAAGTATTACGTAAACGTGGTATTAAAGAAACTAAAAATGAGATTGAGAAAGTAGAGAAAGCACTGATCACAATTTCAATGGGTGATGGTATTACGGATCTATTCAAGTCTATTGGTGCAACGCACGTTATTAGCGGTGGACAGACGATGAATCCATCGACTGAAGATATTGTAAAGATTATCGAAGCGAGCGGATGTAAAGAAGCGGTTGTTTTACCGAACAACAAGAACATTATTATGGCTGCTGAACAAGCTGCTCAAGTTGTTGATATCCCTGTATCGGTAGTTCCTTCTAAGACAATACCGCAAGGATTAGGTGCAATGCTTGCATACAATCCAGAAGCATCAAGTGATGATAATAAAGAAGCGATGACAGAAGCGATGCAGCATGTGAAATCAGGTTCCGTTACATATGCAGTCAGAGACACGACAATCGACGGTGTGAATATCGAAAAAGATGCATTTATGGGCATTAATGAAAGTAAGATTACGGTTTCGGATAAAGACCAGAACAAAGTATGTATTGAATTATTGAAGTCGATGATCGATGAAGATGCAGAAATCGTAACGATTATTAAAGGAATCGATGCGACTGATGATAATGTTGCAGCTATTGAAAGTTTCTTAAGTGAAAATTACGAAGATATTGAAATTGAAATACAAGATGGAAAACAGCCGATATATAGCTTTATGTTTTCTGTAGAATAA
- the sdaAB gene encoding L-serine ammonia-lyase, iron-sulfur-dependent subunit beta: protein MKYRSVFDIIGPVMVGPSSSHTAGAVRIGLVARDLFGGTPDAVDIYLYGSFMETYKGHGTDVALVAGLLGFDTDDSRIPKSLELAEEAGLQVNFIEMTEERSHPNTAVLNMRSLDQQLSIEGISIGGGKIEIVALNGFPIAISGNYPALLVFHKDTFGTIAKVTSILSNHEINVGQMQVSRKEKGDLALMTCELDDEITDDVLDQIRQCEGIQTVTLMTES from the coding sequence ATGAAATATAGAAGTGTATTTGATATTATTGGTCCGGTGATGGTAGGTCCATCATCTTCACATACAGCAGGTGCAGTCAGAATCGGCTTAGTTGCCAGAGATTTGTTTGGAGGAACACCAGATGCTGTCGATATATATTTATATGGTTCATTTATGGAAACGTATAAAGGGCATGGAACAGATGTTGCATTAGTTGCAGGTCTGTTAGGCTTTGATACAGATGACAGTCGTATTCCAAAAAGCCTGGAACTTGCAGAAGAAGCAGGATTACAAGTAAACTTTATTGAGATGACAGAAGAAAGAAGTCATCCGAATACAGCTGTTCTCAACATGAGAAGTCTCGATCAGCAGCTTTCAATCGAAGGGATTTCAATTGGCGGCGGTAAGATTGAAATCGTTGCATTAAATGGTTTTCCTATTGCAATTTCAGGGAATTATCCAGCGTTACTTGTATTTCATAAAGATACTTTTGGCACGATTGCCAAAGTTACAAGTATTCTTAGTAATCACGAAATTAATGTCGGTCAGATGCAGGTTTCACGTAAGGAAAAAGGAGATCTTGCTTTAATGACGTGCGAGTTAGATGACGAAATTACAGATGATGTATTAGATCAGATTAGACAGTGTGAAGGTATTCAGACTGTAACATTGATGACAGAATCATAG
- the sdaAA gene encoding L-serine ammonia-lyase, iron-sulfur-dependent, subunit alpha: MFKSVEELIKICETENKSIADVMIAQEMAVSKLDYETVMSNMERNLIVMEQAVERGLDGVKSPTGLTGMDAVKLREYIAKGNTLSGETLLDAVSKAVATNEVNAAMGLICATPTAGSAGVVPGTLFAMKARLNPTREQMIKFLFTTGAFGFVVANNASISGAAGGCQAEVGSAAAMAAAAIVEMAGGTPQMSAHAFSICLKNMLGLVCDPVAGLVEVPCVKRNAAGASNAIVSADMALAGVESRIPTDEVIEAMYKIGLTMPSALRETGRGGLAGTKTGQEMKERIFGKSASSNNR; this comes from the coding sequence ATGTTTAAAAGTGTAGAAGAACTCATAAAAATTTGTGAGACAGAAAATAAAAGTATAGCAGACGTTATGATTGCACAAGAGATGGCTGTAAGTAAGCTTGATTATGAAACAGTTATGTCGAATATGGAAAGAAATTTAATCGTGATGGAACAAGCTGTTGAGCGTGGTCTGGATGGCGTTAAAAGTCCTACAGGTTTAACTGGAATGGATGCAGTTAAGCTACGTGAATATATCGCAAAAGGCAACACGTTAAGTGGTGAGACTTTGCTGGATGCAGTTTCAAAAGCGGTTGCAACAAATGAAGTGAATGCAGCAATGGGATTAATCTGTGCAACACCAACTGCAGGAAGTGCCGGGGTAGTGCCAGGAACATTATTTGCTATGAAAGCAAGACTGAACCCAACGCGTGAACAGATGATTAAATTCTTATTTACGACGGGAGCATTTGGTTTTGTTGTTGCTAATAATGCATCTATCTCTGGTGCTGCAGGTGGTTGCCAGGCAGAAGTCGGTAGTGCAGCGGCAATGGCAGCAGCGGCTATCGTAGAGATGGCAGGAGGCACGCCTCAGATGAGTGCACATGCTTTCAGTATTTGTCTTAAAAATATGCTCGGTCTTGTTTGTGATCCTGTAGCTGGACTTGTTGAAGTGCCATGTGTAAAAAGAAATGCAGCAGGTGCATCAAATGCGATTGTATCTGCAGATATGGCGCTTGCAGGTGTGGAAAGCAGAATTCCGACAGATGAGGTAATCGAAGCGATGTATAAGATAGGTTTAACGATGCCAAGTGCACTGCGTGAAACAGGTCGCGGAGGTCTTGCAGGCACTAAGACTGGCCAGGAAATGAAGGAAAGAATCTTTGGAAAATCAGCATCTTCTAATAACAGATAG
- the recG gene encoding ATP-dependent DNA helicase RecG: protein MENQHLLITDSTLKDLKGVGPKSLENLNILHIHSIEDLVLYLPYKYEDETVINLHEAEDGAKITVQGKIYSAPVLAHFGRGKSKVSFHMMIDNVAVKIEFFNQMYVKRIAEIDKTVKVTGKWNRSKQVIQGSKITEEEHSGVQLVPQYSLKGLIKRAQFRKMMDSAFQTVTIQPFLPDNLKEKYKLWDLDQSLYELHVPSSHKHLLQARRSFAFCELLLFQLKMRMLNQLEQSGAPRSKVDYNIKKVKAFIDTLPFELTDAQKQVVNEIFRDMKHEYRMNRLLQGDVGSGKTVVAAICMYALMTAGRQSALMVPTEILAEQHAESLSEIYGDSLNIALLTSSIKGKKRRLILEALERGDIDVIVGTHALISEPVQFHDLGLVITDEQHRFGVNQRKLLREKGDDANVLFMTATPIPRTLAISVFGELDVSTIKQMPKGRKPIITEWAKHEEIEIVHDKTSREIRAGRQVYVICPLIEASEHLDVKNAIEIYETYQALFGADKVGLLHGKMKAEEKDEVMNKFQNHEFDVIVSTTVVEVGVNVPNATMIVIYDAQRFGLSTLHQLRGRVGRSSYQSYCILVGNPESETGIERLQIMTQTTDGFVLSEKDLEMRGPGDFFGIKQSGLPDFKVANIVEDYRMLEVARDEASELIISGAIEQPELHALKMRLDADLAVHQLD from the coding sequence TTGGAAAATCAGCATCTTCTAATAACAGATAGTACATTAAAGGATTTAAAAGGTGTCGGTCCGAAGTCTTTAGAAAATCTCAATATACTCCATATACATTCCATTGAAGACCTCGTATTATATTTGCCTTATAAATATGAAGATGAGACAGTCATTAATTTACATGAAGCTGAAGATGGTGCAAAGATAACGGTGCAGGGTAAAATTTACTCTGCACCTGTTTTAGCTCATTTTGGTCGCGGAAAATCTAAAGTGTCTTTTCATATGATGATTGATAATGTCGCAGTGAAAATAGAATTCTTTAATCAGATGTACGTGAAGCGGATTGCAGAAATAGATAAGACGGTTAAAGTTACAGGAAAATGGAATAGGTCGAAGCAGGTGATTCAAGGGAGTAAAATAACAGAAGAAGAACATTCCGGTGTGCAGCTTGTGCCTCAATACAGCCTTAAAGGTTTGATTAAGCGAGCCCAATTCAGAAAAATGATGGACAGCGCCTTTCAGACGGTGACAATTCAGCCCTTTTTGCCAGACAACTTAAAAGAGAAGTATAAACTTTGGGATCTGGATCAATCGTTATATGAACTGCATGTTCCATCAAGCCATAAACATTTACTGCAGGCTCGGAGAAGTTTTGCGTTTTGTGAATTGTTACTGTTCCAGCTAAAGATGCGTATGCTCAATCAACTTGAACAAAGTGGAGCACCTCGCAGCAAGGTGGATTATAATATTAAGAAAGTTAAGGCGTTTATTGATACACTGCCCTTCGAACTGACAGATGCACAAAAACAAGTTGTCAATGAAATATTTCGTGATATGAAGCATGAATATCGCATGAACAGGCTTCTTCAAGGGGATGTAGGTTCAGGGAAGACGGTCGTTGCTGCAATTTGCATGTATGCATTAATGACGGCAGGTCGCCAAAGTGCATTGATGGTGCCGACAGAAATATTGGCTGAACAGCATGCAGAAAGTTTATCAGAGATTTATGGGGATTCACTTAATATAGCCTTACTTACAAGTTCGATCAAAGGCAAAAAACGAAGATTGATTCTAGAAGCGTTAGAACGTGGTGATATTGATGTCATTGTAGGCACACATGCGCTTATCAGCGAACCCGTTCAATTTCATGATCTCGGCTTAGTGATTACCGATGAACAGCATCGTTTCGGAGTGAATCAGCGTAAGTTACTGCGAGAAAAAGGCGATGATGCTAATGTACTCTTCATGACGGCAACACCCATCCCACGAACATTAGCGATCTCTGTATTTGGTGAACTGGACGTCTCGACGATTAAACAGATGCCAAAAGGGCGTAAACCAATTATTACTGAGTGGGCAAAACATGAGGAAATTGAAATTGTGCACGACAAGACTAGCCGTGAAATAAGAGCTGGGCGACAAGTATATGTAATCTGTCCATTGATCGAAGCATCAGAGCATCTGGATGTTAAAAACGCAATTGAAATTTATGAAACATATCAAGCGTTGTTTGGCGCAGATAAAGTTGGACTACTTCATGGTAAAATGAAGGCAGAAGAAAAAGATGAAGTGATGAATAAATTCCAAAATCATGAATTTGATGTTATAGTATCTACAACAGTTGTTGAAGTCGGTGTGAATGTACCGAACGCTACGATGATTGTCATCTATGATGCACAACGCTTTGGCTTATCGACATTGCATCAGTTAAGAGGTCGTGTCGGTCGAAGTTCTTATCAAAGTTACTGTATACTAGTTGGTAATCCAGAAAGTGAAACTGGTATAGAAAGACTGCAGATTATGACACAGACAACAGATGGCTTTGTTCTCAGCGAGAAGGATCTCGAAATGAGAGGGCCAGGTGACTTTTTCGGCATTAAGCAAAGCGGTCTGCCTGACTTTAAGGTGGCCAATATTGTCGAAGATTATCGTATGCTTGAGGTCGCACGTGACGAAGCAAGTGAATTAATAATAAGTGGTGCCATCGAGCAACCTGAACTACATGCATTAAAGATGCGTCTAGATGCAGATCTTGCCGTGCATCAACTTGACTAA
- a CDS encoding class A sortase has product MRVIVRLIGVLCIVAAITMFFWQDIRAYFTNSVNEKIIQSYEKNEDKVNVNGFEKWITKTEPEKLKLKDNMIGYLKVPAADINEPLYKGPATQEAMKNGVVLVDKGEKITEQNVAIAGHRVEGAGIRFNYLDRAKVGDNVELLSRSGKNIYKITKIYDVQPTEVGVLDEKPGNPQELTLITCNDYNPDTLLFEKRMIVKAQIIEKNGKKVAIQKAA; this is encoded by the coding sequence ATGAGAGTTATCGTAAGATTGATTGGCGTTCTATGTATTGTGGCAGCAATTACGATGTTTTTCTGGCAGGATATTCGTGCGTATTTCACGAATTCAGTTAACGAAAAGATTATACAGTCATATGAGAAGAATGAAGATAAAGTTAATGTAAATGGCTTTGAAAAATGGATCACTAAGACAGAGCCTGAAAAATTAAAGCTTAAAGACAATATGATCGGTTACTTAAAAGTGCCGGCAGCTGATATTAACGAGCCATTATACAAAGGTCCGGCAACCCAGGAAGCAATGAAGAATGGTGTCGTACTTGTAGATAAAGGTGAAAAGATAACAGAGCAGAATGTTGCGATTGCGGGTCACCGCGTTGAAGGTGCAGGGATTCGTTTCAACTATCTGGACCGTGCAAAAGTTGGTGACAACGTTGAATTATTATCAAGAAGTGGCAAGAATATCTATAAGATTACAAAGATTTACGATGTGCAACCGACAGAAGTTGGTGTGCTGGATGAAAAGCCTGGGAACCCTCAGGAACTGACTTTGATAACGTGTAATGATTACAATCCAGATACTTTGTTGTTTGAGAAGCGAATGATTGTTAAAGCGCAGATTATCGAAAAAAATGGTAAGAAAGTTGCCATTCAAAAAGCAGCATAG
- the fapR gene encoding transcription factor FapR, producing the protein MKKLSKHLRQEQLQQLLENDPFITDETLSHEFNVSIQTIRLDRLELNIPELRERIKNVAVKSHDEIRTLSMDDIIGEVIDIELDHMALSILDIKKEHVFSRNNITRGHYLFAQANSLCVALINDEFALTVSSNIHFQKPVMLGDRVVTKAVLIEKKDRRAKIEVFSTVNQSQVFYGEFEMYYNNKGA; encoded by the coding sequence ATGAAAAAGTTGTCGAAGCACTTAAGACAGGAACAGTTACAGCAATTATTAGAAAACGATCCATTTATAACGGATGAAACGTTAAGTCATGAATTTAATGTCAGCATACAGACCATTCGACTTGATCGTCTGGAACTTAACATACCGGAACTCAGAGAACGTATCAAAAATGTTGCGGTTAAGTCACATGATGAAATCAGAACGTTATCGATGGATGATATTATCGGTGAAGTGATAGATATTGAACTTGATCATATGGCTTTATCTATTTTGGATATAAAGAAAGAGCATGTGTTCAGTCGAAATAATATCACACGAGGTCATTATTTATTCGCACAGGCAAATTCATTATGTGTTGCATTGATCAATGATGAATTTGCACTGACTGTATCAAGCAATATACATTTCCAGAAGCCTGTAATGCTTGGTGACCGAGTGGTTACAAAAGCAGTGCTCATTGAGAAGAAGGACAGAAGAGCTAAGATCGAAGTTTTCAGTACCGTCAATCAAAGTCAAGTATTCTATGGTGAATTTGAGATGTATTACAACAATAAAGGAGCTTAG
- the plsX gene encoding phosphate acyltransferase PlsX, with protein MIKIAVDMHGGDNAPDIVLDGIEMFLKAFDDVEIHLYGDESKNRINHPGLKMHHTTEVITMDDEPVRAIRRKKDASMVRAAESVKQKETDAVVSAGNTGALMAAGLFVIGRIKGIERPALALTLPTIGNEGFMLLDMGANADAKPEHLVQYAKMASIYAQKNRGITNPTVGLANIGTEDKKGNQLARDTFNLLKEEPSINFIGNVESKALLNYAADIVVTDGFTGNMILKTLEGTANNIFKMLKETLLSSTKTKIAAGLIKKDLMQLKNKMDYSEYGGAVLFGVDGIVIKAHGSSDKKAFFNALKQARQSAKEDVTSLLKQEVTHE; from the coding sequence ATGATTAAGATAGCAGTAGATATGCATGGGGGAGACAATGCACCAGACATCGTTCTAGATGGAATTGAAATGTTCCTTAAAGCATTTGATGATGTGGAGATTCATCTGTATGGCGACGAATCAAAGAATCGAATTAATCATCCGGGATTAAAGATGCATCATACGACAGAAGTCATCACGATGGATGATGAACCTGTGCGTGCAATCAGACGTAAGAAAGACGCTTCTATGGTACGTGCAGCTGAGAGTGTAAAACAAAAAGAAACTGATGCTGTTGTTTCTGCTGGCAATACAGGTGCATTAATGGCCGCGGGACTATTTGTCATCGGGAGAATAAAAGGAATCGAACGTCCTGCACTTGCCTTGACGTTACCGACAATCGGTAATGAGGGATTTATGCTACTGGATATGGGTGCAAATGCTGATGCTAAGCCAGAACATCTTGTTCAATATGCTAAGATGGCATCAATTTATGCTCAGAAAAATCGTGGTATCACTAATCCGACTGTAGGACTCGCAAATATTGGTACCGAAGATAAGAAAGGGAATCAACTCGCACGTGATACATTTAATCTGCTGAAAGAAGAGCCTTCAATCAATTTTATCGGCAATGTAGAATCTAAAGCTCTGCTGAATTATGCAGCTGATATTGTCGTAACAGATGGCTTTACTGGAAACATGATATTGAAGACATTAGAAGGCACAGCAAATAATATCTTTAAGATGCTGAAAGAAACGTTATTATCTTCTACTAAAACAAAGATTGCAGCAGGGCTTATAAAAAAAGATTTGATGCAGCTTAAAAATAAGATGGATTACTCAGAATATGGTGGTGCCGTATTATTTGGAGTTGATGGAATTGTTATAAAAGCTCATGGTTCAAGTGATAAGAAGGCATTCTTCAATGCACTTAAACAAGCACGCCAATCAGCAAAAGAAGATGTTACATCACTATTAAAACAAGAGGTGACACATGAGTAA